Proteins from one Elgaria multicarinata webbii isolate HBS135686 ecotype San Diego chromosome 3, rElgMul1.1.pri, whole genome shotgun sequence genomic window:
- the DALRD3 gene encoding DALR anticodon-binding domain-containing protein 3 produces METVDTRLSVSETLEALNALLRGKARDGARGSVWFKESSTRNLRSRDFLAPRAALRAMFADGQVPNGIVESVCSLKCPGVPPIQSCQKDLAGLTVQLKRADAFERILKAIHVYAKPPQTAHGHSILLNCVPLHGCKGLSSLSLSHLRTILVTDHLAGFLRAQGADVHLVPALADTDVHQFLRQLRVEWPSVLGTSPNPEDVLAIKEALRQCPHATFAQTNQGGVVCKLHLKGFLEKKQEEGLEGYDSNLDVFLVTEEKLHHLAELQNVALKCTVAAPEGYCSVVHVVSNEEAFQQQKVDLLWRLVAPQALAASQKHLVCGPVKITHAASPMSVLQYFQLRHSQMYEASVLKYGDLSQDETWTETVSVLTSAAIRFEILSTAHQNQVLLDVEETSISTKGTKSGAFVMYNCARLATLFETYQRAVEQGLYPAFPLPSELNYFSLREEGEWLLLFNSILPFQEVLSQGMQLPITSGGLRIPASTEAICKFLIQLSMDFSSYYNRVHILGEPRPHLFSQMFARLQLMRAVQEVFHSALATLHLPPLSQI; encoded by the exons ATGGAGACAGTCGACACGCGGCTGTCTGTGTCGGAGACCCTGGAGGCTCTTAATGCTCTTCTCAGAGGAAAGGCCCGAGACGGAGCTCGTGGCTCAGTCTGGTTCAAAGAGAGCAGCACCCGGAACTTGCGTAGCCGGGACTTCCTGGCCCCACGGGCTGCCCTGAGGGCCATGTTCGCAGACGGACAG GTTCCCAATGGCATTGTTGAGAGTGTGTGTTCGCTTAAATGCCCAGGGGTGCCACCAATCCAGAGCTGCCAAAAGGACCTAGCTGGACTGACTGTGCAGTTGAAGAGAGCTGATGCCTTTGAGCGGATCCTGAAGGCCATTCATGTGTATGCGAAACCTCCCCAGACAGCCCACGGGCACAGCATCCTCCTCAACTGTGTGCCCCTCCATGGGTGCAAGGGCCTGAGCTCACTCAGTCTGAGTCATCTGAGAACCATCCTGGTCACTGACCACCTGGCGGGCTTTCTTCGAGCACAAGG GGCGGATGTTCATCTGGTCCCAGCTTTGGCTGACACGGATGTCCATCAGTTCCTGCGCCAGCTGCGAGTTGAGTGGCCTTCAGTGTTGGGAACCTCCCCAAACCCTGAGGATGTTCTAGCCATCAAGGAAGCCCTTCGCCAGTGCCCCCATGCCACTTTTGCCCAGACGAACCAGGGTGGAGTCGTGTGTAAACTGCACTTAAAAGGGTTCCtggagaagaagcaggaggagggcCTAGAAGGCTATGACTCTAACCTAGATGTTTTTCTTG TGACAGAGGAGAAACTGCACCATCTGGCTGAGCTTCAAAATGTGGCGCTGAAATGCACA GTGGCTGCACCAGAGGGATACTGCAGCGTTGTGCATGTGGTGAGCAATGAGGAGGCGTTCCAGCAGCAGAAGGTGGACTTactgtggaggctggtagctccacaAGCTCTCGCAGCTTCACAG AAACACCTTGTCTGTGGGCCTGTGAAAATCACCCATGCTGCCTCTCCTATGAGCGTTCTTCAGTATTTCCA GCTGCGGCATTCCCAGATGTACGAGGCTTCAGTGCTGAAATATGGAGACCTCTCTCAGG ATGAAACCTGGACTGAAACGGTCAGCGTGTTGACATCAGCTGCCATCCGATTTGAGATTCTGAGCACAGCCCATCAGAACCAG GTTCTCCTGGATGTGGAGGAGACCAGCATCTCTACCAAGGGGACCAAAAGTGGGGCCTTTGTAATGTACAACTGTGCTCGCCTTGCCACACTCTTTGAAACATACCAGCGGGCAGTAGAGCAAG GTCTGTACCCAGCCTTTCCCCTACCGTCAGAGCTGAACTACTTTTCTCTCAGGGAAGAG GGTGAATGGCTCTTGTTGTTCAATAGCATCCTGCCTTTCCAGGAGGTCCTGAGCCAAGGGATGCAGCTGCCCATCACCAGTGGTGGgctcaggattccagccagcacAGAGGCG ATTTGTAAGTTCCTAATCCAACTGAGCATGGATTTTAGCTCCTACTACAACCGGGTGCACATCCTGGGG GAGCCACGGCCCCACTTATTCAGCCAGATGTTTGCCCGGTTGCAGCTGATGAGAGCAGTGCAAGAAGTGTTCCACTCTGCCCTGGCCACCCTCCACCTGCCTCCTCTTAGCCAGATCTGA